A section of the Corynebacterium tuberculostearicum genome encodes:
- a CDS encoding tRNA adenosine deaminase-associated protein, with protein MSNENYSFAVTVARNAGQWLVRSFNDDFEDPQTSINAVRSLRSEGAAFALLCVEDAYFIAVRPVPGGVKMLISDATYGVDDDFAADFMDINDHEIPDVDPDEADPYGEGDFDIFADLGLSEDQVGYIIDNDEDWPSDMLLRIAGELGFGDELEDVIDNA; from the coding sequence ATGAGCAACGAAAATTACTCCTTCGCGGTAACCGTCGCCCGCAACGCGGGCCAATGGCTGGTGCGCAGCTTCAACGATGACTTTGAGGATCCGCAGACCTCCATCAATGCGGTGCGCAGCCTGCGTTCCGAGGGCGCTGCGTTCGCGCTGCTGTGCGTGGAGGATGCCTATTTTATTGCCGTGCGCCCGGTGCCGGGCGGGGTGAAGATGCTCATCTCGGATGCCACCTATGGCGTGGACGATGACTTCGCTGCCGATTTCATGGATATCAACGACCATGAAATCCCGGATGTGGACCCCGATGAGGCCGATCCTTATGGCGAGGGCGATTTCGATATCTTCGCTGACCTTGGCCTATCCGAGGACCAGGTGGGCTACATCATTGACAATGATGAGGACTGGCCTTCCGATATGTTGCTGCGCATCGCCGGCGAGCTCGGTTTTGGCGATGAGTTGGAAGACGTCATTGATAACGCCTGA
- the tgt gene encoding tRNA guanosine(34) transglycosylase Tgt produces the protein MDLSFDVGKRLPEGPGKHGRSGVIHTPHGDIQTPAFIPVATKATVKTLTPEQIRATGAQAILSNAYHLYLQPGHDIVDEAGGVAKFENWHGPTYTDSGGFQVMSLGVGFKKVLAMDVADLSDKDIRAAKKERMAQVDEDGVDFKSVIDGSKHRFTPEKSMQIQHGLGADIMFAFDELTTLVDTRTYQEESVARTHRWAKRCLDEHDRLTRERAHRPKQSLWGVVQGAQYEDLRRQATRGLLDLDRAAREDGKRGFGGFGIGGALEKENLGTIVGWVCDELPEDKPRHLLGISEPDDIFTAVEAGADTFDCVAPTRLARRGGVYTLDGRMNLTNARFKRDFSGVDEEFGGYVSENYSRAYLHHLLKAKEFLAGTLCTIHNVEFMIRLVDNIRAAIDGGYYEAYRDEFLGRYYAGK, from the coding sequence ATGGACTTGAGCTTCGACGTCGGCAAGCGCCTGCCCGAAGGCCCCGGCAAGCACGGCCGCAGCGGTGTCATCCACACCCCGCACGGTGATATCCAGACCCCGGCCTTCATCCCGGTGGCCACCAAAGCCACGGTTAAGACGCTGACCCCGGAGCAGATTCGCGCCACCGGTGCGCAGGCCATCTTGTCGAATGCGTACCACCTCTACCTGCAGCCGGGCCACGACATCGTGGACGAGGCCGGCGGCGTGGCCAAATTTGAAAACTGGCATGGCCCGACCTACACCGACTCCGGCGGATTCCAGGTCATGTCGCTGGGCGTGGGGTTCAAAAAGGTCCTGGCGATGGACGTTGCGGATCTCAGCGATAAGGACATCCGCGCCGCCAAGAAGGAACGCATGGCGCAGGTGGATGAGGACGGCGTGGATTTTAAATCCGTCATCGACGGCTCCAAGCACCGCTTTACCCCCGAGAAGTCCATGCAGATCCAGCACGGGCTGGGCGCAGACATCATGTTTGCTTTCGACGAGCTCACCACGCTGGTTGATACGCGCACCTATCAGGAAGAATCCGTCGCCCGCACGCACCGCTGGGCCAAGCGCTGCCTGGATGAGCACGATCGCCTCACCCGCGAGCGCGCCCACCGCCCGAAACAGTCGCTGTGGGGCGTTGTCCAAGGCGCGCAGTACGAGGACCTGCGCCGCCAGGCCACCCGCGGCCTGCTCGACCTCGACCGCGCCGCCCGCGAGGACGGCAAGCGCGGCTTCGGCGGCTTCGGCATCGGCGGCGCACTGGAAAAGGAAAACTTGGGCACCATCGTCGGCTGGGTCTGCGATGAGCTACCCGAGGACAAGCCGCGCCACCTGCTCGGCATCTCCGAGCCGGACGATATCTTTACCGCCGTCGAAGCTGGCGCCGATACCTTCGATTGCGTGGCGCCCACCCGCTTAGCGCGCCGCGGCGGCGTCTACACCCTTGACGGCCGCATGAACCTTACCAATGCGCGCTTCAAGCGGGATTTTTCCGGCGTGGACGAGGAATTCGGCGGCTACGTATCCGAGAATTACTCCCGGGCCTACCTGCACCACCTGCTCAAGGCGAAGGAATTCCTCGCCGGCACGCTGTGCACCATCCACAACGTGGAGTTCATGATCCGCCTGGTGGATAATATCCGCGCCGCCATCGACGGCGGCTACTACGAGGCCTACCGCGATGAATTCCTCGGCCGCTATTACGCCGGCAAGTAG
- a CDS encoding nucleoside deaminase has translation MRRALDVAKRTPAGDVPVGAVLYDAAGTELATGVNRREELADPTAHAEVEAIRQAVRVHGDGWRLSGCELVVTLEPCAMCAGALQAARVSSVVFGAFEPKTGACGSLIDVLRAPTAPFTPQVRGGVLEGECAGLLRNFFDGLR, from the coding sequence ATGCGCCGCGCCCTCGACGTCGCCAAGCGTACGCCGGCCGGCGACGTCCCCGTGGGTGCGGTGCTTTACGACGCCGCCGGAACCGAACTTGCCACCGGCGTCAACCGCCGCGAAGAGTTGGCCGATCCCACCGCCCATGCCGAGGTCGAGGCCATTCGCCAGGCCGTCCGCGTGCACGGCGATGGCTGGCGGCTTTCCGGCTGCGAACTCGTTGTCACCCTGGAACCATGCGCTATGTGTGCCGGTGCGCTGCAGGCCGCGCGGGTGTCCTCCGTGGTCTTCGGCGCCTTTGAACCCAAGACGGGCGCGTGCGGTTCGCTTATCGATGTCCTCCGTGCCCCCACCGCCCCCTTTACCCCGCAGGTCCGCGGCGGCGTCCTCGAAGGCGAGTGCGCTGGGTTGCTCCGAAACTTCTTCGACGGCCTGCGCTAA
- a CDS encoding MMPL family transporter encodes MAKLLYRLGRWSFLHKWKVIVAWLLLLAAVGGAAALLMKPMTSEFSIKGTPSIDATYKTMDLFPEGGNPANSPSVNVVFKAPDGQKLSDPANREAIDATISYLEDNLEMGDTTRFGNPLEVSPRLQDQVIHQFTDMGLPEASARADADNLAMVNDDETIAYTTFSFDAESPYSVEQADKDTVTDAMNIARDRGLTVEGNGAGFGDEIAVNSTSEIIGLGVAFIVLIFTFGSLVASGMPLVSAVIGVGLGALGMFIATHWIELNNMTPVLAIMIGLAVGIDYALFILSRYRAERRRMDGPDAAGMAVGTAGSSVVFAGATVFTALFALLIARIGFLTAMGLAAAGTVAIAVLVSLTLIPAMLGLLGDKAFNGRIPGVAGNPTRKGKRRRGPTMGNRWVRLVQKVPGLAMALVVLSLGAMTAPVLHMELALPADTTSNPDTTQRKAADIMSEGFGPGVNGPFLAVVDAHTVNADAGALAPLVDAQSQPEPAPAPDAEAAPTGAAPEDGAPQDVAPEDAAPDQPQPDQPAAEAEPEIAPAAEVVDTSADAADSASPEDKAALASFLYTADQLKGLGGVKHAQIVSLSQDQRAAQIMVTPDTAPTDAATVNVAHALRSATSEIEDATGTDIGLTGLTAVQLDITERLEEAMAPYLAIVVGLAIVLLLLVFRSILVPLVAGLGFLLSVGGAFGLTVLVWQEGLWNLVPAPGPLISFMPIFLIGVTFGLAMDYQVFLVTRMREHISRHPEGTGGRYSAVDEATITGFTQGARVVTAAAIIMISVFVAFINQPLPFIQIFGFALAAGVLFDAFFIRMTLVPATMFLMGRATWWMPKWLAKILPTLDIEGTALEEEWEAKHATPAPTPSPAHKEEE; translated from the coding sequence GTGGCTAAACTGCTTTATCGTCTTGGGCGCTGGTCTTTCCTCCATAAGTGGAAGGTCATCGTGGCATGGCTGCTGCTGCTCGCCGCCGTCGGCGGTGCCGCCGCCTTGTTGATGAAACCGATGACGAGCGAGTTCTCCATCAAGGGAACCCCGTCCATCGACGCCACCTACAAGACCATGGACCTCTTCCCAGAGGGCGGAAACCCTGCAAACTCGCCCTCGGTCAACGTGGTCTTCAAGGCCCCAGACGGCCAGAAGCTTTCTGATCCCGCCAACCGCGAGGCTATCGACGCCACCATCTCCTACCTCGAGGACAACCTGGAGATGGGCGATACCACGCGCTTTGGCAACCCGCTTGAGGTCTCGCCTCGATTGCAGGACCAGGTTATCCACCAGTTCACGGATATGGGGCTACCGGAAGCATCCGCCCGCGCGGATGCGGACAACCTCGCCATGGTCAATGATGACGAGACCATTGCCTATACCACCTTCAGTTTTGACGCCGAGTCGCCCTATAGCGTGGAACAGGCCGACAAAGACACCGTTACCGACGCAATGAATATTGCCCGCGACCGCGGCCTCACGGTAGAGGGCAATGGTGCCGGCTTCGGCGATGAAATCGCGGTCAATTCCACCTCTGAGATCATCGGCCTCGGCGTTGCCTTTATCGTGCTCATCTTTACCTTCGGCTCCCTGGTGGCCTCGGGTATGCCTTTGGTGTCCGCCGTCATCGGCGTGGGACTAGGCGCGCTGGGCATGTTCATTGCCACCCACTGGATTGAGCTCAATAATATGACCCCGGTTCTGGCCATCATGATTGGCCTTGCCGTGGGCATCGACTATGCGCTGTTCATCCTGTCGCGCTACCGTGCCGAGCGCCGCCGCATGGACGGGCCCGATGCCGCAGGCATGGCGGTGGGAACCGCCGGCTCCTCCGTGGTCTTTGCTGGCGCGACCGTCTTTACTGCGCTCTTTGCGCTCCTCATTGCGCGCATTGGCTTCCTGACGGCCATGGGCTTGGCCGCCGCCGGCACCGTCGCCATCGCCGTATTGGTCTCGCTTACGCTCATCCCCGCGATGCTCGGCTTGCTGGGCGATAAGGCCTTCAACGGCCGCATCCCCGGTGTGGCCGGCAACCCGACCCGCAAGGGCAAGCGCCGCCGCGGTCCCACCATGGGCAACCGCTGGGTGCGCCTGGTTCAAAAGGTCCCCGGCCTGGCCATGGCGCTGGTTGTGCTCTCCCTGGGCGCGATGACCGCGCCGGTGCTCCACATGGAGCTCGCCCTTCCGGCCGATACCACCTCCAATCCCGATACCACCCAGCGCAAGGCCGCCGACATCATGTCCGAGGGCTTCGGTCCCGGCGTCAACGGCCCCTTCCTCGCCGTGGTCGATGCCCACACGGTCAACGCGGATGCCGGCGCCCTCGCCCCGCTTGTCGACGCCCAATCCCAGCCCGAACCAGCCCCCGCCCCGGACGCGGAGGCCGCGCCCACGGGCGCTGCACCAGAGGACGGTGCGCCGCAGGATGTTGCGCCGGAGGACGCTGCCCCTGATCAGCCGCAGCCGGACCAGCCTGCGGCCGAGGCCGAGCCGGAAATCGCCCCGGCTGCCGAGGTAGTAGACACCTCCGCAGACGCTGCGGACAGTGCTTCGCCGGAGGATAAGGCCGCGCTCGCGTCCTTCCTGTACACCGCGGACCAGCTCAAGGGGCTGGGCGGCGTGAAGCACGCACAGATCGTCAGCCTGAGCCAAGACCAGCGCGCCGCGCAGATCATGGTCACCCCCGACACCGCGCCGACGGACGCCGCGACGGTCAACGTTGCGCACGCCCTGCGCTCGGCCACCAGCGAGATCGAAGACGCCACCGGTACCGACATCGGCTTGACCGGCCTGACCGCCGTGCAGCTCGATATCACGGAGCGCCTCGAGGAAGCCATGGCGCCGTACCTGGCCATCGTCGTAGGCCTGGCCATCGTGCTACTCCTGTTGGTCTTCCGCTCCATCCTGGTGCCGCTGGTTGCGGGCCTGGGCTTCCTGCTGTCCGTCGGCGGCGCCTTCGGCCTGACCGTCCTGGTCTGGCAGGAAGGCCTGTGGAACCTGGTTCCGGCGCCGGGCCCGCTGATTTCCTTCATGCCCATCTTCCTCATCGGCGTGACCTTCGGCCTGGCGATGGATTACCAAGTCTTTTTGGTCACCCGCATGCGCGAGCACATTTCTCGCCACCCGGAGGGCACCGGCGGGCGATATAGCGCCGTCGACGAGGCCACTATCACCGGCTTTACCCAAGGCGCCCGCGTGGTGACGGCCGCGGCCATCATTATGATTTCGGTCTTCGTGGCCTTTATTAACCAGCCGCTGCCCTTCATCCAGATCTTCGGCTTTGCCCTGGCCGCCGGCGTGCTTTTCGACGCCTTCTTTATCCGCATGACCCTCGTCCCCGCCACCATGTTCCTCATGGGCCGCGCGACGTGGTGGATGCCGAAGTGGCTGGCGAAGATTCTGCCCACCCTGGATATTGAAGGCACCGCCCTGGAAGAAGAATGGGAAGCTAAACACGCCACCCCAGCCCCAACCCCTAGCCCTGCACACAAGGAAGAAGAATAA
- a CDS encoding CsbD family protein, producing the protein MGDLENKKDGLVGKAKEAYGEATDNKDVANEGKADQVTSEAKDKLSDAAEGIKDKANEVIGGLKDD; encoded by the coding sequence ATGGGCGATTTGGAAAACAAGAAGGATGGCCTCGTAGGCAAGGCAAAGGAAGCCTACGGCGAAGCTACCGACAACAAGGACGTAGCTAACGAGGGCAAGGCCGACCAGGTCACCTCCGAGGCTAAGGACAAGCTGTCTGACGCCGCTGAAGGCATCAAGGACAAGGCCAACGAGGTTATCGGTGGCCTGAAGGACGACTAA